In Ascaphus truei isolate aAscTru1 chromosome 5, aAscTru1.hap1, whole genome shotgun sequence, one genomic interval encodes:
- the POU4F3 gene encoding POU domain, class 4, transcription factor 3 — MMTMNSKQPFTMHPILQDPKYSSLHSSSEAMRRVCLPAPQLQGNIFGGFDESLLARAEALAAVDIVSHGKNHHYKTDATYHTMSSVPCTSTSTISHPSALTSHPHHSLHQCLEGDLLDHISPTLTVSCMGGADHSVMSTQIHPHHLGAMGHLHQAMGVGHPHSVSTLNGMSCINDVESDPRELEAFAERFKQRRIKLGVTQADVGSALANLKIPGVGSLSQSTICRFESLTLSHNNMIALKPVLQAWLEEAEAAYREKNTKPELFNGSERKRKRTSIAAPEKRSLEAYFSIQPRPSSEKIAAIAEKLDLKKNVVRVWFCNQRQKQKRMKYSAVH, encoded by the exons ATGATGACCATGAACAGTAAGCAGCCGTTCACCATGCATCCTATCCTCCAGGATCCCAAATACTCCAGCTTGCATTCCAGTTCAGAGGCTATGCGCAGAGTTTGCCTTCCAGCCCCTCAG CTCCAGGGCAATATATTTGGAGGCTTTGATGAGAGTCTGTTGGCCCGTGCAGAAGCTCTGGCGGCTGTTGATATTGTCTCCCACGGCAAAAACCATCATTACAAGACAGACGCAACCTACCATACCATGAGCAGTGTCCCATGCACTTCTACCTCTACCATATCCCATCCTTCAGCACTGACATCGCACCCTCACCATTCACTGCACCAATGTTTGGAAGGGGATCTCCTGGACCATATATCACCTACTTTGACTGTAAGTTGCATGGGGGGAGCTGACCACTCAGTGATGTCCACACAGATCCATCCACATCACCTAGGAGCCATGGGACACCTGCATCAAGCCATGGGTGTGGGAcacccccattctgtgtctacTCTCAATGGGATGTCCTGCATCAACGACGTGGAGTCCGATCCCAGAGAGTTGGAGGCATTTGCTGAGAGGTTCAAGCAGAGGAGGATAAAACTTGGAGTTACCCAGGCAGATGTTGGGTCCGCTTTGGCCAACCTGAAGATCCCAGGTGTTGGGTCTCTAAGCCAGAGCACCATCTGCAGGTTTGAGTCCTTGACCCTGTCCCACAACAACATGATAGCCCTGAAACCTGTACTCCAAGCATGGCTGGAAGAAGCCGAGGCTGCTTACAGAGAGAAAAACACCAAGCCCGAGCTTTTTAACGGTAGTGAGAGGAAGCGCAAACGCACCTCCATAGCAGCCCCAGAGAAGAGGTCACTGGAAGCTTACTTTTCCATCCAGCCCAGACCCTCATCAGAGAAGATTGCAGCCATTGCAGAGAAACTGGACCTTAAAAAGAATGTGGTGAGGGTTTGGTTTTGCAATCAAAGACAAAAACAGAAAAGGATGAAATATTCTGCAGTCCATTAA